In Phreatobacter stygius, a genomic segment contains:
- a CDS encoding EscU/YscU/HrcU family type III secretion system export apparatus switch protein has product MTDDAEQPRPPIAVALHYEQGRDHAPRVTATGRGAVAEKIIATAREHGVAVEGNALLAEALSGVELDQEIPEDLYRAVAEVIGFVLRAAGRLR; this is encoded by the coding sequence ATGACCGACGACGCCGAACAGCCGCGCCCGCCCATTGCCGTCGCCCTGCACTATGAACAGGGCCGGGACCACGCACCACGCGTCACCGCCACCGGCCGCGGCGCCGTCGCCGAGAAGATCATCGCGACGGCTCGCGAGCATGGCGTCGCGGTGGAAGGCAATGCGCTACTCGCCGAAGCCCTGTCCGGCGTCGAGCTCGACCAGGAGATCCCCGAAGACCTCTATCGCGCGGTTGCTGAAGTGATCGGTTTCGTGCTGCGCGCCGCCGGACGCCTGCGATGA